In the genome of Luteitalea pratensis, the window TGGCCTCACCGTGGCGCAAGGCGATGGTCGTCGCACCGGTTTCGGTGCTCGAAGGCTGGGCGCACTACGCCGAGCACATGGTCGTGGAGCAGGGCTTTGCCAAGAAGGACCCGGTCATCGAACTCGGACAACTTGCCGAGTCCCTGGTGCGGCTCTGCCGGCTGGTCGTGGGACTGCGACTGCACGCGGAAGACCTGTCAGTGGAGCAGGGCGTCCGCTTCTTCCGCGAGGAAGCGATGCTCGAAGAAGCGAGCGCGAGGCGTGAAGCCGAGCGTGGCGCATTCGATCCGGGCTACGTGATCTACGCGCTCGGCAAGCTGATGCTGCTCAAGCTGCGCAAGGACGTCGAGGCCCACCAGGGGGCTGGATTCGACCTGCGTCGCTTCCACGACGAGTTCCTGGGCCTCGGCCTGTTGCCGTTTGGCGTACTTCGGCAACAGATGCTCGGGGAGGCCAACGACGGGGTCGTGCTCGCCTGAGCCACGACTGCGTCGCGATCGGCCGGACCCGGACAGTCCGGCCCTAAGATCGAGAGTCACCACATGCCACTGTACGAGTACGAATGCGACACCTGTGGTCACCGCTTCGAGGTGATCCAGAAGTTTTCCGATGCGCTTGTCTCCATATGCCCGAAATGCAGCGGGCCGGTGCACAAGCTGTTCTCGTCGCCGGCGATCCAGTTCAAGGGGTCGGGCTTTTACATCACGGACTACGCGAAGAAGACCAGCACCGGGGCCGGGACCAGCAAGGACGAGGGCTCGGGCTCGAGCGGGGGCGACAAGCCATCGACGAGCGACTCGTCGTCGACGAGCAGCAAGAGCGATTCCGCGCCGAAGACCGACACCGCGGCACCCAAGGCCCCGTCGACACCCTCGTCCTGACGATGCGTGGCGCGTCGAGTCCAGCGCGCCGCGCCGGTAGGGCCGGCTCTCCGAGCCCGGCCCAGCGCGCACAGGACAATCCGTGCCGCTGTCAGTGCTGACTCGTCTGCTCCTGCTCGAGGAGCGACCGCAGGTACGCGCCCAGGTCGTCGCGCAGGTCCCCCCGCTTCAGCGCGAAGTACATCGTCGCCTTGAGGAAGCCCAGCATCGTGCCGGTATCGTGGCGCACGCCCTGGACCTCGCAGGCGTAGATGGGGCGCTGCCGCAGCAATTCCCGCAATCCGCTCGTCAACTGGATCTCGCCGGTGTGGTCCTCGCGGACGCTCGCGAGCACGCCGAAGATGTCCGGCGTCAGGACGTAGCGGCCCGTGATCGCGAGGTCGGACGGCGCCCGTTCGCGTGAGGGCTTCTCGACGAGATCGGTGATGCGGTGGATGCCGTTGCCGAGCGGTTCGGCACGGACCACGCCGTAACGACTGATCTCATCGAGGGGGACGCGTTCGACGGCCAGGACAGGGCTCTGGACCTCGTCGAAGACGTCCATGACCTGACGGATGGCCGGCGGCCAGGCGTCAATGACGTCGTCGCCGAGCACCACCGCGAACGGCTGGTCGCCGACGAGGTCCCGCGTGATGGCGACCGCGTGACCGAGCCCAAGCGGACGGCCCTGACGAACGGCGCCGAGCCGGGCGAGCGAGGAGGCGTGGCGCACCGCCGCGAGGTGATCCAGCTTGCCGCGTTCTTCGAGGAAGGTCTCCAACTCGACGTCGATGTCGAAGTGGTCGACCATCGCCGTCTTGCCCCTGGCGGTGACCAGGACGATCTGCTCGATGCCGGCGGCTGCCACTTCCTCGACGGCGTACTGGATGATCGGCTTGTCGACGAGCGGCAACATCTCCTTCGGCATCGTCTTGGTGGCCGGCAGGAAACGGGTACCGAGTCCGGCCGCAGGGATCACGGCCGTCCTGACGCTGAGCTTCACTCAGACACCTCTCCCTTCGTGAAAGCGTCCGTGCACGTTAGCACACGACTCAGCGCGCCTGTGCCGGCCCGGAATCCGTACAATGGGCCGCAGCATGCTCGACACCGCGCAACTGAGGGACGCCTTCGACGAGACCCGCCGCCGCCTCCAGACGCGAGGGCCCGCCGCCGATGCCGTGCTGGATCGCCTGCAGGAACTCGACACACTCCGGCGCGACCTGCTGCCCCGCGTGGAGAACCTGAAGGCCGAACGCAACCGCGTCGGCGAGCAGATCGCGCAGGCCAAGCGCACTGGTCAGGACGCCTCGGAGTTGCTGTCGGCCAGCCGTGAGCGCGCCGACGAAATCAAGGCACTCGACACGCAACTCGCGGCGCTCGATGGGGAACGCACGCCACTGCTGCTCGCGTTGCCCAACACGCCGCACGAGAGCGTCCCGGTCGGCAAGACCGCTGCCGACAACGTGGAGGTCCGACACTGGGGAACGCCCGTCCAGTTCGACTTCGAACCGAAGGCGCATTGGGACCTCGGACCCGCGCTGGGGATCGTTGATTTCGAGCGAGCGGTGCGGATGACTGGCGCCCGGTTCGCGCTGCTGCTGGGCGCGGGCGCACGCTTGTCGCGCGCGCTCATCGCGTTCATGCTCGATCTGCATACACGTGAGCACGGGTACACGGAAGTCGAGCCGCCATTCCTGGTCAATCGCGCCTCGCTGACCGGCACGGGCAACCTGCCGAAGTTCGAGGAGGACCTGTTCAAGATCGCCGGTGACTGGGATCTCTTCCTGATCCCGACGGCCGAGGTACCGCTCACCAACATTCACCGCGACGAGACGCTGGAGCAGGCCGACCTGCCGCGAAGGTACACGGCCTACACGCCGTGCTTCCGCAGTGAGGCGGGTAGCTACGGCGCCGACGTGCGCGGCCTGATCCGGCAGCACCAGTTCGACAAGGTCGAACTGATGGCCTATGCCGCACCGGAGCAGTCCTTCGACGAGCTCGAGCGGCTGACCGGCTGTGCCGAGAAGGTGCTGCAGTTGCTCGGCTTGCCATACCGCACCATGCTTCTCTGCACCGGCGACATGGGCTTCGCGTCAGCGAAGACCTACGATATCGAGGTGTGGCTGCCGAGCCAGGGCGGCTACCGCGAGATCTCCTCGTGCAGCAACACGGAAGCGTTCCAGGCGCGCCGCGCTGGCATTCGGTACCGGCCTTCGGGCGGCGGCAAGCTGGCTCACGTGCACACGCTCAACGGCTCGGGCCTCGCGGTGGGCCGGACGATGATCGCGATCGTCGAGAACTACCAGGAGGCTGACGGCAGCGTGCGCATCCCCGACGTGCTGGTGCCGTACATGGGCGGCATCACGCGTATTGCGTAGCGCTTCGCGCCACGCGCCACGCGCCACGCGATGCGCGAATGCCGGAATGCCGGAATGCCGGAATGCTGAAATGTCGAAGGCAGAGAGGACAGGCGCATGCCCAATGAACTTCCGGAAGTGTGGCTGCGCGGGCCCGTCGAGGGCTATCCGGCCGAATTGCAGCCCGTCGTCCACGCACTGCTCCAGGTGCGTGAGGAGGTGGCGCGGCATGCTGCCGATCTGACTGTCGAGCAACTCTGGGCGCGGCCCGGGAACGCCGGGTCCATCGGCTTCCATCTCCGACACATCGCCGGCGCCACCGACCGCCTGCTGACGTACGCGCGCGACGAGTCACTCGCGCCGGAGCAACTCGCGTGGCTCAAGGCCGAGGGTGTACCTGGCGACCCTCCCGCGACGGCAGCCGAGGCGATAGACGTCGCTCAGCAGGGCATCGACCGGGCGCTCGCGCAGGTGCGCGAGACCGATGTGCGGACGCTGCTCGATGCCCGCGGCGTCGGACGCGCCCGCTTGCCGACCACCGTTATCGGACTGGTGTTCCACGCCGCCGAACACGCCGGCCGTCACGCTGGGCAGATCGCGACGATGCGCAAGGTCGTGAAGGGCGGCGCCTAGCCTGCGAGTCGCGCGAGCAAGGGCTCGATGGCCTCGAGAATCGGATCGGGCGGCACGAGTGAACCGCCGTCGTGCCACGCGCCTTCCAACTCCGCCACCTCGAGTCCCACGACGGTGCCCTGGGCGATCGCGGCGCAGGCGGCACGCAGTTCGGAGATGGTCATCCCCCGGTCGGCCGCGTAGTCGGTCGGCACGATGTCGGGGTCGAGGACGTCGCAATCCAGGTGCACGTACACGGGCCTGCCGGCGATGGCGTGCACGAGCGCTGTCGCCACGTCGCCGTCTACAGACACGATAGGGATGTGATGGGCGTCGATGACGGCCTGTTCGGTCGGGTCGACCTCGCGCGTACCCACGAGGATCACCTGCGAGATGGTGGGTCCGCTTCCCAGCTGCGTGTTCCACAGTCCCGCAGCGCCCGCAAGCGCCATGCCCCCGAGATAGCCCGTCGGTGTCGTCAGGGGCGTATTCAGATCCGTGTGCGCGTCGAACCACACCACGCACACGTCCGGATGGTGCCTGGCGACGACGGGGAGCGTGGCCATCGCGGTCGCGCACCGCGTGAGGGCGGACACGGGCCGCGCGCCTTGCGCCAGCGCAGTATCGATGGTCGCCGCGAGGAGTCGCAGTTCACCGAGTGCCGAGGCAAGTTCCACATCCCAGTGCGTGTCGAGCACTGGCGCGGGCTCGGAGACGACGGTTGCCGTCACGCCGAGTCGCGCCTCGAGCCGTGCCCCGAGGGCCCGCGCTCCGACGAGGGCGCGTCCGTTGTGGTCGCCGGCGAGTCCCTGGTAAACCGTCAGCGCAACCGCCGCCACGTCGTCTCTCGCTTGGAATGCATGTGGAGGCGCTAGCGTCCCACGAATCCAGCCGCACGGTGAGTCTGCCGGAGTGGGATTCGCGCGAGAGGGCAAGGCGCGTGCGGAGAGGGATAGGATCGATGAGATCGGGAGGGATGTCCGCCTTCGCGCTCCGCGCTACGGCGCGACGGCCTTCGTCTGGCTTGCCGTGCCGAAGCGTCACGCTTCGGCACGCGCGCGTGAGCGAAGGCTGGCGGAGGGAGTGGGATTCGAACCCACGGTACGGTTTCCCGTACGGCGGTTTTCAAGACCGCTGCCTTAAACCGCTCGGCCATCCCTCCACCGGTCAGTGTACCCGACGCCTCCTCAGGTGACCCAGTTGGCGACGGCTTGGATTGGACCGGGTGAAGTGGCTCACGCCCGCCTTCTCGGCGGCCCAGATTTCGAGAGCGACAGTCTCGTGCGCGACCGAGCTGCCGCGGACTCGTTCTCTTCCGCTACACGTGTCAGTGCCAACGGGGTGCGGTGTCGGGCGACGAGCGACCCTGCGGCGTCCGTGAGCTGGCACCTCACTTGCTCCCGATGGTGAAGATGGCGCGTGACGTCCCCAAGCAGGCTGCCAGACGTTACTCAGCCGAGAGGGGAGGTGACGCTCCTGTGCGATCGCGGCGGCCACCTCGCAAGGCAGTGGCCGCTGAGTCGGACAGCATCCCCCAAATGGCCGACGACGCCGCAGGCGTCATCCTGAACCGCAAGGATGCGGAAGCCAACCTCAGGGACTTCGGCATCGAGTGGCAGCGCACCTTCGATGCCATCGCCGAGTCGGCCGCCGTCCTGCGAGCCGACGGACTGATCCTGCGGACCAACCGCGCACTGCTCCATCTGGTCAGGGCGTCGGAGGACGAGATCACCGGCCGATCGGTGCGGGCCGTATTCCTCGAGCGCCTCGGCATCGACGATCCGATCCTCGACGTCGCGGCCGCGCCGATACTCGAGCGTCATGCGACCGAACTGCGGGCAGGCGAGTGTTGGTACCGCGTCGTCACCGATCCGATTGTCGACGAGCAGGGGCAGGCCAGCCGGTTCGTGCTGGTGATGACCGACATCACGAGCCTGCGTGGCCTTGCCGACGCGGAACGACGCCGCGCCGACGAACTGCTCGAGGACAATCGCCGCAAGGACGAGTTCCTGGCGATGCTCGCGCATGAACTGCGCAACCCGCTCAACGCGATTGCGGCGGCGACGGCGCTGCAGGAGCGCGCCGAGGTCACCGGCGAGGTTGCCGTCCAGGTGCGCGGGACGGTGTCACGGCAAATCCGGCAGCTCTCGCGCCTGGTCGACGACCTGCTCGACGTGTCGCGGCTGACGCGCGGTCGCGTGCAACTGCAGAAGGAGACGATCGACCTCAAGTCGGTGGTCCACGAGGTGGTGCAGATGGCACGCCCCCACCTCGAGGCCCGCCGGCAATCACTGCTGCTGGACCTGCCGGACGAGCCCGTGATGGTGGAAGGCGACGGGCTGCGGCTCGGGCAGGCCCTGGCCAACCTCGTCTCGAATGCCAGCAAGTTCTCGGAAGTCGAGCGTCGCATCCTGTTGCGCTGCGAGGTCGATCGCGGCCACGCGTCGCATCCGGTCACCCTCGTGCGGGTAGTGGACGAAGGGGTGGGGATCGATCCCTCGCGACTGGACAGCATCTTCGAACCGTTCGTGCAGGGCCAGACGACGCTCGCGCGCTCGGAGGGCGGCCTCGGGATTGGCCTCACCATCGCGAGACGGATGATCGAACTGCACGACGGCGAACTCACGGCGCACAGTGCCGGGCTCGGCACGGGCACCGAGTTCCGCGTGACGTTGCCGCTGGCCGAGGAAGGGCATGCCGCCGAACCTCGGCCTACGACCCTCGACGGCTACCTCCGCGAACGCGAGCCGCCGGCGCCCCTTGACGTGTTGATCGTGGAAGACGACGAGGATGCCGCCGAGTTGATGCGCGCGCTGTTCTCGGCAGTCGGACACCAGACCCGCGTGGCCCGCGATGGCGTGACCGGCCTGGCCGAGGTCCTGTCGCGCCCGCCTGATGTCGCCTTCATCGACATCGGCCTGCCCCGGATGGACGGCTACGAGGTGGCGCGCACCCTCCGTCGCTCCGATCGGGGGGCATCCGTGTACCTCGTCGCACTGACGGGCTACGGCCGCCCGGAAGACCGCGCCCGCGCCCTCGCCGCGGGTTTCGACGTGCACCTCGTCAAGCCCGTGGAGATCGACCGCGTCAACGAACTCATGGAGCAGCGTCCGCGAGCGCGCACCCGCTCGGTGGTCGAGCGCGAACGTGAGTCCAGGGAGCATTAGCAGGGCTTATTTGCAATCACTTCCAGTTAGCTTCGCGTTATACTCACGCCGTGGGACATACGCTTATCCAAAAGGTCTGGGACCAGCACACCGTGCGGACGCTCCCGACGGGGCAGACGCAACTGTTCATCGGCCTGCACCTCGTCCACGAGGTGACCACGCCGCAGGCGTTCGACGACCTGCGGCGGCGCGGTTGGCCGGTCCGGTTCCCCGAACGCACGTTCGCCACCGTCGATCACATCGTGCCGACCGGGAGCCTCGCGCGCCCGTTCCAGGACACGATGGCCGAGGCGATGTTGTCGGCGCTCGAGCGCAACTGCCGCGATTTCGGCGTGCCGCTGTATGACCACTCCACGGGCCGCCAGGGCATCGTGCATGTGATCGGTCCGGAACTCGGGCTGACCCAGCCGGGCATGACGATCGCCTGTGGCGACAGTCACACGTCCACGCACGGCGCCTTCGGCGCCGTCGCCTTCGGCATCGGCACGTCGCAAGTGCGCGACGTGCTCGCCAGCCAGTGCCTGGCGATGGAACCGCTCAAGGTGCGGCGTATTCGCGTCCAGGGCGTCCTCCAACGCGGCGTCTACGCCAAGGACGTCATCCTCAAGATCATCCAGGTGCTGGGCGTGAAGGGCGGCGTCGGCTACGCGTACGAGTACGCCGGGTCGGCAGTGGACGGGATGTCGATGGACGAGCGCATGACCATGTGCAACATGTCCATCGAGGGTGGCGCCCGCGTCGGCTACGTGAACCCTGACGAGACCACGTTCGCCTACATGGAAGGTCGGCCGTTCGCGCCACAAGGCGAGGCCTTCGAACGAGCGAAGGGCTGGTGGCGCTCGATCGCGAGCGACGCCGACGCGAGCTACGACGACGACGTGGAATTGCGTGCCGACTCGCTCGGCCCGGTCGTCACGTGGGGGTTGCACCCAGGACAATCGGTAGGCGTGGACGAACGCGTTCCGACGCCCGGCGAAGTGCCGGCCGAGGATCGACCGCTCGTGGAAGAGGCGCTGCAGTTCATGGGCTTCGCGCCGGGGCAGGCAATCGAGGGCACGCCAATCGACGTCGCGTTCGTCGGCTCGTGCACCAACTCGCGCTTGTCCGATCTGCGGGAAGCGGCGCGTTTCGTCCGCGGCCAGAAGGTGGCGCGGTCGGTGCGGGCGATGGTCGTGCCTGGATCGCAGGCCATCCGCGCCCAGGCCGAGGCCGAGGGCCTGCACGAAATCTTCATGGCGGCGGGGTTCGACTGGCGCGGCTCCGGATGCTCGATGTGCCTGGGCATGAACCCCGACAAGCTCCTGGGACGGGAGATCAGCGCATCGTCGTCCAACCGCAACTTCAAGGGCCGGCAGGGCAGTCCCACGGGCCGCACGCTGCTGATGAGTCCCGCGATGGTGGCTGCGGCGGCCATCGCCGGCCAGGTCGTGGATATCCGCAAGTTCGAGCCGGCAGCCGTCGAGCCGCCGCTCGTGGGAGGCCGGGCATGACCGCCGTGGTCCGCATCGAGCGCGTCGAGGGACGCGTCATCCCGCTACGCGGGCTCGACATCGACACCGACCGCATCATCCCGGCGCGGTTCCTCCGGGTGATCACGTTCGAGGGCCTCGAACGGCACGTGTTCGAAGACGACATCGCCTCGCGCGCGCAGCAGGGCGCCCCGCACCCGTTCGCGCAGGAGCGCTTCGCCGGCACCCGCGTGCTCGTCGTCAACCGCAACTTCGGGTGCGGATCGTCGCGCGAGCACGCGCCGCAGGCGCTGCAACGCTGGGGGATCGCAGCCGTGGTGGGCGAGTCGTTCTCCGAAATCTTCTTCGGCAACAGCCTCGCAATCGGGCTGCCCTGCGTGACGGCCGCACCCGAAGACCTCGAGTGGCTCCAGGCTCGCGCCGAGCAGGACCCATCGTCGACGGTGTCACTCGACCTGGCGACGGCGACGTTGCAGGCTGGCGAACGGCGCATCGCGGTCTCGGCGCCAGCCTCCGCGATCGAGGCGTTTGTCACCGGCGCCTGGGACGCCACCGGCCTGCTGCTGGAGGACGCCGCCGCGGTGAAGGCCACTGCCGCCCGGCTCCCATACGTCAGCGGGTTCTGACCCGTCGTGGCACGCGCATACCCGCCAGACGTGTCCACCCGGCTCGAGAGCCGCTGGCGCGAGGGCGGGCCGTCTGCGTTGCGCCTGCCTGCGGCTCGCGCGCTGCACGACATCCTCGAGACGGCATATCACGCCAGCTTGCTGCGCGAGGAGAGCCGATCGCTCCGGTTCCGCCTGCTGGTGGCCGCGCCGTCAGAACTGCAAGCGGCCATGCCGGCCGGCGCCCAACTGCAGGTCCTCGAGTTCGACCCGTCGCGCCGACTGTCCGACGGTGAGTTGCGCAGGCTCGCCCCCGCCGCCGACTTCGAGCGGACGCTGATCGGGATCCACGCCGAAGGCGGGGGAGCACCGTACATCTGGGGCCTCGCCTCGTCCGGGAGGCGTTGGATCAGGCGGCTGCAGAGCGGCCGCGAGGGCGACGATGCGTCGTTGCCGGACGCACTGGTCGTACACGTGCTGTCGCCCGGGCATGTGCTGATGGCGAGAGGATCGACGGCGCTCGTCGAACTGCAGGGCGGGCGTTTCCGTGAGAGTGACCACGACGTCTTCCGGTCGGTATGGATGCCACGACTGTTCGCGCCGCTGCGTGCCGAGGTCGTCCGCCAGACCGACGCGCGGCCAGGTGGACCGATGCGGCCGACCGTGAGCGATGACGTCGTTCGCGCCGTCGCGCAACACATGTTGCGGCGGGCGCTCTCTGCGATTCGCGGCGCCCGTCACGGTGGCACGCTGCTGATCGTGCCGCCCGACGACGCCGGCAACCTGGTCGTGCCCGGCGTGACGCTGAAGTACCGGTTCGCCGATCAGGACACCCGTCGTCGCTTTCGCCAGTTGATCCTGTCGATCGTCGCCACCCTGCAGGACGAGGCCGAGCGGCGCGGCGTGACCCACGTCGACTGGGCGTTCTACCGGGAGCGTGAGGAAGACGAGTTGCGCACGCTCGAAGAGGCGGTCCTGGAGCTCGCGCAGCTGATGGCGTCGCTCGCGACGGTGGATGGCGTCGTGGTCATGAACCGGCGCTTCGAACTCCTCGGCTTCG includes:
- a CDS encoding FmdB family zinc ribbon protein yields the protein MPLYEYECDTCGHRFEVIQKFSDALVSICPKCSGPVHKLFSSPAIQFKGSGFYITDYAKKTSTGAGTSKDEGSGSSGGDKPSTSDSSSTSSKSDSAPKTDTAAPKAPSTPSS
- the galU gene encoding UTP--glucose-1-phosphate uridylyltransferase GalU, giving the protein MKLSVRTAVIPAAGLGTRFLPATKTMPKEMLPLVDKPIIQYAVEEVAAAGIEQIVLVTARGKTAMVDHFDIDVELETFLEERGKLDHLAAVRHASSLARLGAVRQGRPLGLGHAVAITRDLVGDQPFAVVLGDDVIDAWPPAIRQVMDVFDEVQSPVLAVERVPLDEISRYGVVRAEPLGNGIHRITDLVEKPSRERAPSDLAITGRYVLTPDIFGVLASVREDHTGEIQLTSGLRELLRQRPIYACEVQGVRHDTGTMLGFLKATMYFALKRGDLRDDLGAYLRSLLEQEQTSQH
- the serS gene encoding serine--tRNA ligase, with translation MLDTAQLRDAFDETRRRLQTRGPAADAVLDRLQELDTLRRDLLPRVENLKAERNRVGEQIAQAKRTGQDASELLSASRERADEIKALDTQLAALDGERTPLLLALPNTPHESVPVGKTAADNVEVRHWGTPVQFDFEPKAHWDLGPALGIVDFERAVRMTGARFALLLGAGARLSRALIAFMLDLHTREHGYTEVEPPFLVNRASLTGTGNLPKFEEDLFKIAGDWDLFLIPTAEVPLTNIHRDETLEQADLPRRYTAYTPCFRSEAGSYGADVRGLIRQHQFDKVELMAYAAPEQSFDELERLTGCAEKVLQLLGLPYRTMLLCTGDMGFASAKTYDIEVWLPSQGGYREISSCSNTEAFQARRAGIRYRPSGGGKLAHVHTLNGSGLAVGRTMIAIVENYQEADGSVRIPDVLVPYMGGITRIA
- a CDS encoding DinB family protein, which translates into the protein MPNELPEVWLRGPVEGYPAELQPVVHALLQVREEVARHAADLTVEQLWARPGNAGSIGFHLRHIAGATDRLLTYARDESLAPEQLAWLKAEGVPGDPPATAAEAIDVAQQGIDRALAQVRETDVRTLLDARGVGRARLPTTVIGLVFHAAEHAGRHAGQIATMRKVVKGGA
- a CDS encoding arginase family protein — its product is MAAVALTVYQGLAGDHNGRALVGARALGARLEARLGVTATVVSEPAPVLDTHWDVELASALGELRLLAATIDTALAQGARPVSALTRCATAMATLPVVARHHPDVCVVWFDAHTDLNTPLTTPTGYLGGMALAGAAGLWNTQLGSGPTISQVILVGTREVDPTEQAVIDAHHIPIVSVDGDVATALVHAIAGRPVYVHLDCDVLDPDIVPTDYAADRGMTISELRAACAAIAQGTVVGLEVAELEGAWHDGGSLVPPDPILEAIEPLLARLAG
- a CDS encoding ATP-binding protein; its protein translation is MADDAAGVILNRKDAEANLRDFGIEWQRTFDAIAESAAVLRADGLILRTNRALLHLVRASEDEITGRSVRAVFLERLGIDDPILDVAAAPILERHATELRAGECWYRVVTDPIVDEQGQASRFVLVMTDITSLRGLADAERRRADELLEDNRRKDEFLAMLAHELRNPLNAIAAATALQERAEVTGEVAVQVRGTVSRQIRQLSRLVDDLLDVSRLTRGRVQLQKETIDLKSVVHEVVQMARPHLEARRQSLLLDLPDEPVMVEGDGLRLGQALANLVSNASKFSEVERRILLRCEVDRGHASHPVTLVRVVDEGVGIDPSRLDSIFEPFVQGQTTLARSEGGLGIGLTIARRMIELHDGELTAHSAGLGTGTEFRVTLPLAEEGHAAEPRPTTLDGYLREREPPAPLDVLIVEDDEDAAELMRALFSAVGHQTRVARDGVTGLAEVLSRPPDVAFIDIGLPRMDGYEVARTLRRSDRGASVYLVALTGYGRPEDRARALAAGFDVHLVKPVEIDRVNELMEQRPRARTRSVVERERESREH
- the leuC gene encoding 3-isopropylmalate dehydratase large subunit, coding for MGHTLIQKVWDQHTVRTLPTGQTQLFIGLHLVHEVTTPQAFDDLRRRGWPVRFPERTFATVDHIVPTGSLARPFQDTMAEAMLSALERNCRDFGVPLYDHSTGRQGIVHVIGPELGLTQPGMTIACGDSHTSTHGAFGAVAFGIGTSQVRDVLASQCLAMEPLKVRRIRVQGVLQRGVYAKDVILKIIQVLGVKGGVGYAYEYAGSAVDGMSMDERMTMCNMSIEGGARVGYVNPDETTFAYMEGRPFAPQGEAFERAKGWWRSIASDADASYDDDVELRADSLGPVVTWGLHPGQSVGVDERVPTPGEVPAEDRPLVEEALQFMGFAPGQAIEGTPIDVAFVGSCTNSRLSDLREAARFVRGQKVARSVRAMVVPGSQAIRAQAEAEGLHEIFMAAGFDWRGSGCSMCLGMNPDKLLGREISASSSNRNFKGRQGSPTGRTLLMSPAMVAAAAIAGQVVDIRKFEPAAVEPPLVGGRA
- a CDS encoding 3-isopropylmalate dehydratase small subunit, coding for MTAVVRIERVEGRVIPLRGLDIDTDRIIPARFLRVITFEGLERHVFEDDIASRAQQGAPHPFAQERFAGTRVLVVNRNFGCGSSREHAPQALQRWGIAAVVGESFSEIFFGNSLAIGLPCVTAAPEDLEWLQARAEQDPSSTVSLDLATATLQAGERRIAVSAPASAIEAFVTGAWDATGLLLEDAAAVKATAARLPYVSGF
- a CDS encoding putative sensor domain DACNV-containing protein, with product MSTRLESRWREGGPSALRLPAARALHDILETAYHASLLREESRSLRFRLLVAAPSELQAAMPAGAQLQVLEFDPSRRLSDGELRRLAPAADFERTLIGIHAEGGGAPYIWGLASSGRRWIRRLQSGREGDDASLPDALVVHVLSPGHVLMARGSTALVELQGGRFRESDHDVFRSVWMPRLFAPLRAEVVRQTDARPGGPMRPTVSDDVVRAVAQHMLRRALSAIRGARHGGTLLIVPPDDAGNLVVPGVTLKYRFADQDTRRRFRQLILSIVATLQDEAERRGVTHVDWAFYREREEDELRTLEEAVLELAQLMASLATVDGVVVMNRRFELLGFGGEITIAEPVLQIHRAVDLEATETVAAMVDGEGTRHRSVYRLCQAFPDSLAFVVSQDGGITVVHARARRVLCWEQRTFGL